The genomic interval GGCCGCCACAATGCGGCTGTTGCCCGGGAAGGAAGGCGCTTCCGCTAACCCCACCAGGAAGCGCAGCGTGAAGAGCGCCACGATAATGCCGAAGCCGCTGAAGATATCGACGAAGCCCTGCAGCAGGGTAAAGGCAGACCAGATGAAGATGGACCAGAAATAGACGCGTTTCGAGCCAAAACGGTCCAGCAGCCAGCCGCCAGGGATTTGCCCGATGACGTAGGCCCATGAGAATGCGGAGAAAACGTAACCCATGCCCACCGGATCAAGGCCGATATCTTTTGCCATTTCCGAACCGGCAATCGACAGCGTGGCGCGGTCACCATAGTTAAAGGACGTGACGATAAACAGCATCACCACTATCCAGTAGCGGGCATTAGTACGCTTTTCAGCGCTGCTCGCTGCGTGGCTTAATGTACTCATTGTTGCACTCCTGAAACATAGCTTTCGCCTGGTTCATTCTGTACAGCACCGGTAGGGTAATCAGAATGAGACTTGTGTTTTGTCGTTTTGGTACGGCCTGAAGCCGTTTTATAGTGACCGGGAAAGTATATGAAGGAGTGATACGTTCTCTCACCGTGCAGAAACACAGTATTGAAGGGTGTATGAGAGGTTGTTTATGGCATAAGCCCAAGGGAGTGGAAGGTGGTTCACGGAATTGGCGTTTGGTGCGGTATGTAGCGCCGGGTGGCAGCTCCGCCTGACCCGGCCTGGAAAACCCGTAGTCCCGTGCAAGCGAAGCGCCGCCGGGCAGCGTGTTATTTGAGAAGTGAGGCCCAGTTCTCCACCCACGGGTTTGATTCGCTTTCTGGCTCCGGGTGCTCCCCGGCATCAATCAACAGCATCTCGCCGACGCGCTGGGCGCTCTGTTCCTGCAGGAGGGCATCGAACTGCTTGCCGCCGCCACAGAAGTTGGCGTAAGAGCTGTCGCCGAGAGCGATAATGCCGTAGTGAACATCTGGCTGATAGCCAAGCTGGTCTTTAATGCCCTGGAACAGCGGCACGATGCTGTCCGGCAGATCGCCCTGCCCGGTGGTAGAGGTCACCACCAGAATGTATTTATCTTTATACTTTTCCCAGTCTGCCAGCTCCGGATCCTCATAGACCGTGGCTTTATGGCCCTGGCTGGCAAGTATTGCCTCAGCCTCTTCCGCTACCAGCAGCGAGTTGCCGTACATTGTGCCGACAAAAATGCCTACTTCAGCCATGCTATTTTCCCATATTGAATGCGCTTACTCTTCATCCTGAACGTTGCCCGATACAAACTCAACCCTTTCATTTTCGGGGAGTTGTCCCAGCCACCCAAACTGTGACAGCGCCTGCATCCAGACGTCATCCAGCCCCGCACGGATAGTCAGCGGTTCGCCGGTAAAGGGGTGCGTCAGGCTCAGCTCGCTGGCGTGCAGCATCAGACGATGGCAGCCAAAGCGTTCGGCCGCACTGCGGTTCTGGCGCAAATCACCGTGTTTGCTGTCGCCAATAATCGGGTGGCGCAGGTGCGCAAGATGGCGTCGCAGCTGGTGCTTACGCCCGGTTTTAGGCAGAAGCTCAACCAGGCTGTAGCGCGTGGTCGGGAATTTGCTGGTTGCAACCGGCATTTCGGTCGTCGCCATGCCGCGATAATCCGTCACTGCGGGCTGGGGACCTTTGTCATCGCGGGCAAATTTATCGGCGATTTTGTCCAGCTCCTCCACCAGCGGGTAGTCCAGCGTGGCGGACTCGGTCAGCCAGCCGCGCACGATCGCGTGGTAGCGTTTCTGGATCTGGTGCTGTTCAAACTGCTGTGAAAGCAGGCGTCCCGCCTCGCTGGAAAGCCCCATCAGCAGCACGCCGGAGGTCGGCCTGTCGAGACGATGGGCGGTAAAAACATGCTGACCAATCTGATCGCGAACGGTCTGCATCACCACCACTTTCTCATCACGATCGAGCCAGCTGCGGTGTACCAGCCAGCCTGACGGTTTATTCACCGCCACCAGCCACTCGTCCTGATAGAGGATCTCAAGCGTCATGCATCTTCACCGGCAAACAGGGCATCCAGTTTTTCCAGTTCGACCAGCATCACGTCGCGCGCAGGGTGCGTCGTCTCGAGCGCCATTTCATAATAGGGAGAGACAGCAAACGCCTTCGGCAGCGGATGACCGCCCTCAAGCAACGCATGCATGCGCGGAATTAATACCCACTGCAGCCACTCAAACGGGGCCAGCGTATCCAGGCAGAAGGGCTGGGTGCTCGCGAACGCTTCTGGCTGCGGCGCGATCTCCTGCCACAGCTGATGTTGGCGCAAAAGGGCTTCGATGGCGTGCAACTGAGCACGAACGCTATCGTGTTGCGTCATAGTAACCTCAACTGAAAAAGTGAACGGCGCGCAGCATAGCACTGCGGAAGGCAGAAATAAAAAAAGGGAGCACTGTAAAAACAGTGCTCCCGGTTCGTTTCGCAGCATTCCAGCTACAATTCGTGCTCCCTGCTCATCCGTGACAACTTTTCCTGAAGCCCGAAGGCCTGGTCATCCGTAAGCCAATGCATCTTGCACACATCTTCCTGACGTGTTTGTCTCATCCTGAAACGTCCTGGCCTTCCTGACCCACCGACCATCCTGACCGGCTCTCGTTCTCCTTCCTGGAGGTGTCCGTTACGCATCCTGCGATATCCACTTTGCTTCATCCTGAAGCCTTCCTGCAGCGCCATCCTGACGAGTCCTGAGTGAGAAACGCCATCATCCTGATGTTCGTATCTCGTGTCGACGTCATGTCAACGGAGATAGAATCCGCTATTCCGCTTCGT from Enterobacter sp. JBIWA008 carries:
- the truC gene encoding tRNA pseudouridine(65) synthase TruC; amino-acid sequence: MTLEILYQDEWLVAVNKPSGWLVHRSWLDRDEKVVVMQTVRDQIGQHVFTAHRLDRPTSGVLLMGLSSEAGRLLSQQFEQHQIQKRYHAIVRGWLTESATLDYPLVEELDKIADKFARDDKGPQPAVTDYRGMATTEMPVATSKFPTTRYSLVELLPKTGRKHQLRRHLAHLRHPIIGDSKHGDLRQNRSAAERFGCHRLMLHASELSLTHPFTGEPLTIRAGLDDVWMQALSQFGWLGQLPENERVEFVSGNVQDEE
- a CDS encoding flavodoxin; this encodes MAEVGIFVGTMYGNSLLVAEEAEAILASQGHKATVYEDPELADWEKYKDKYILVVTSTTGQGDLPDSIVPLFQGIKDQLGYQPDVHYGIIALGDSSYANFCGGGKQFDALLQEQSAQRVGEMLLIDAGEHPEPESESNPWVENWASLLK
- a CDS encoding YqcC family protein, whose protein sequence is MTQHDSVRAQLHAIEALLRQHQLWQEIAPQPEAFASTQPFCLDTLAPFEWLQWVLIPRMHALLEGGHPLPKAFAVSPYYEMALETTHPARDVMLVELEKLDALFAGEDA